In Camelina sativa cultivar DH55 chromosome 16, Cs, whole genome shotgun sequence, a single window of DNA contains:
- the LOC104752916 gene encoding uncharacterized protein LOC104752916, which produces MNNHQTVLRQLEPWCELKDKVVLVTGASSGIGREICLDLGKAGCKIIAAARRVVRLNSLCSEINSCGSTGIQAAALELDVSSDGATIQKAVKEAWEIFGNIDVLINNAGIRGNVKSSLDWSEEEWDKVFRTNLTGSWLVSKYVCLLMREAKRGGSVINISSISGLHRGLLPGGLAYACSKGGVDTMTRMMAIELAANKIRVNSIAPGLFRSEITQGLMQKEWLKKVTERTVPLKMQQTVDPGLTSLMRYLIHDSSQYVTGNTYIVDSGTTLPGVPIFSSL; this is translated from the exons ATGAACAATCATCAAACT GTGTTGAGGCAATTGGAGCCATGGTGTGAGCTTAAAGATAAAGTGGTTCTTGTGACAGGAGCTTCCTCTGGTATAGGAAGAGAGATCTGTCTTGATCTAGGCAAAGCTGGTTGTAAGATTATCGCAGCTGCTCGTCGTGTTGTTCGTCTCAACTCTCTCTGTTCTGAAATCAACAGCTGCGGTTCAACCGGGATCCAAGCCGCAGCTCTTGAGCTAGACGTTTCATCCGACGGAGCCACCATTCAGAAAGCGGTTAAAGAAGCTTGGGAGATCTTTGGAAACATCGATGTGTTGATCAACAATGCTGGAATCAGAGGTAATGTCAAGTCGAGTTTGGATTGGTCAGAGGAAGAATGGGACAAAGTCTTTAGAACCAACTTGACCGGATCTTGGCTAGTATCCAAATACGTATGTCTTTTAATGCGTGAAGCTAAACGCGGTGGCTCGGTGATAAACATCTCGTCGATCTCTGGACTTCACCGCGGTTTGTTGCCTGGTGGACTTGCCTATGCTTGTTCTAAAGGCGGTGTTGATACCATGACGAGGATGATGGCTATTGAGTTAGCTGCTAACAAGATCAGAGTGAACTCGATCGCGCCGGGGCTTTTCAGGTCAGAGATCACACAAGGTCTTATGCAGAAAGAGTGGCTCAAGAAAGTTACTGAACGGACTGTACCGTTAAAGATGCAACAGACTGTGGATCCGGGGCTTACATCTCTCATGCGCTATCTCATTCATGATTCTTCTCAATATGTCACTGGGAATACATACATTGTCGATTCAGGGACTACACTTCCCGGTGTGcccattttttcttctctctga
- the LOC104752915 gene encoding putative disease resistance protein At1g63350 isoform X1: protein MGNCVSLSISLDQSVNKVSQWLEENGGYTHNLEKNLVALKTTMEELTAKRDDLSRKVTREEDRGLQRLAKFQVWLNRFETIEKEVIDILGTGNVQLQRLCLCGFCSKSLLSSYRYGKTVFLKLREVEKLKSEVFDVIVDQVLIPEVEERPLQPTIVGQETMLDKAWKHLMEDGVGGVMGVYGMGGVGKTTLLTQLNNKFNAARCGFDFVIWTVVSKELQVEKILNDIAQKVDLGGEMWNQKSTSQKVVHLFNFLKKKKFVLFLDDIWEKVELAEIGIPVPTPQNRCKVVFSTRSQDVCAHMGVEKPMEVQCLADNDAFDLFQKKVGQTTLGSDSGIPDLARIVAKKCCGLPLALNVIGETMSCKRTIQEWHHAIHVLNSYAAEFSGMDDKILPLLKYSYDSLKGEQVKSCLLYCALFPEDARVAKEKLIEYWICEEIIDGSEGIDKAENHGYEIIGTLVRASLLMEAATDQDGVHIVHMHDVVREMALWIASEMGIQKEAFIVRAGVGLHEIPMIKNWRVVKRMSLMNNKISHLTSRPVCIELTTLLLQSTNLEDISSEFFKSMPKLVVLDLSDNYYLYELPVISKLVSLQYLNLSGTGIRDLPTGLQELKKLIHLDLEKTRHLSSIVGLSSLDNLKVLKLSGSQFPWDHDTVKELEALEDLELVTTTIDRTPSKENILRSHRLMSCSQSLKIMNNSNLKSSEILLPAAMDKLRDFSIKCCTISEIKMGRICSFLSLVKVRIEDCKCLRELTFLMFAPNLRILFVEKANQLEDIISKEKVYEGIVPFAKLNNLHLADLPQLKNIYWSPLPFPCLQNLYVKACPNLKKLPLDSLSGKHGENGLIIGYRDMEWFCNVKWEDHATKTRFSSSSRRQGYNRIFISYVEKKWIERTRS, encoded by the exons ATGGGGAATTGTGTCTCCCTCTCAATATCTTTGGATCAATCTGTAAATAAAGTATCTCAATGGCTAGAAGAGAACGGAGGTTATACTCATAATCTAGAGAAGAATCTTGTGGCTCTAAAAACAACCATGGAAGAGCTCACGGCTAAGCGGGATGATTTATCAAGAAAGGTCACAAGAGAGGAGGATAGAGGTCTACAAAGGCTTGCCAAATTCCAGGTATGGCTTAATAGATTTGAGACTATCGAAAAGGAAGTCATTGATATTCTTGGTACTGGAAATGTCCAACTTCAACGGTTGTGTCTTTGTGGGTTTTGCTCTAAGAGTTTACTGTCGAGCTACCGTTACGGTAAAACTGTTTTCTTGAAGTTGAGAGAGGTTGAGAAACTCAAAAGTGAAGTTTTCGATGTGATTGTTGATCAAGTTCTAATACCTGAGGTGGAGGAACGACCTCTTCAACCGACAATTGTTGGTCAAGAAACAATGCTCGATAAGGCGTGGAAACATCTCATGGAAGATGGAGTTGGTGGTGTTATGGGTGTATATGGAATGGGCGGAGTAGGGAAGACAACACTTCTCACACAGCTCAACAATAAGTTCAATGCCGCTAGGtgtggatttgattttgtgatttgGACTGTGGTATCTAAAGAGTTGCAAGTAGAGAAGATTCTTAATGATATCGCTCAGAAAGTGGATCTGGGTGGAGAGATGTGGAACCAAAAAAGTACAAGTCAAAAGGTGGTTCACTTATTCAATttcttaaagaagaagaaatttgtCTTGTTTTTAGATGACATATGGGAGAAGGTGGAATTAGCTGAGATTGGAATCCCAGTTCCAACACCACAGAACCGATGCAAAGTGGTGTTCTCCACTCGTTCACAGGATGTATGTGCACACATGGGAGTTGAAAAACCAATGGAAGTCCAATGCTTGGCAGACAATGACGCATTTGATTTGTTCCAGAAGAAGGTTGGACAAACAACACTTGGAAGCGATTCAGGAATCCCCGACCTTGCAAGAATAGTTGCTAAAAAATGTTGTGGCCTACCATTGGCGCTCAACGTTATAGGAGAGACCATGTCATGCAAGAGAACGATACAAGAATGGCATCATGCGATACATGTTTTGAATTCATACGCCGCAGAGTTTTCTGGCATGGACGATAAGATCCTTCCACTTTTGAAGTATAGCTACGATAGTCTTAAGGGGGAGCAGGTAAAATCGTGTTTGCTATATTGCGCTttatttccagaagatgctagAGTTGCAAAAGAAAAACTGATAGAGTATTGGATATGTGAGGAAATTATAGATGGAAGTGAAGGTATTGATAAGGCAGAGAACCATGGTTATGAGATAATTGGTACTCTTGTTCGTGCATCATTACTGATGGAGGCGGCTACTGATCAGGATGGAGTACATATTGTGCATATGCATGATGTTGTTCGTGAAATGGCTCTGTGGATTGCTTCTGAAATGGGAATACAAAAAGAGGCTTTCATAGTGCGTGCGGGTGTAGGGTTACATGAAATTCCAATGATTAAGAATTGGAGAGTTGTGAAAAGGATGTCACTGATGAATAACAAGATTTCTCATCTCACTAGCCGTCCTGTATGTATAGAACTCACAACTCTGCTCCTTCAAAGCACGAATTTGGAAGATATATCGAGTGAATTCTTCAAGTCCATGCCGAAGCTAGTTGTTTTGGATCTATCAGATAACTATTATCTCTATGAACTTCCCGTAATATCAAAACTAGTTTCCTTGCAATATCTCAACTTGTCAGGTACTGGTATACGTGATTTGCCAACGGGTTTACAAGAGTTGAAGAAACTAATTCACTTGGATTTGGAGAAAACACGTCATCTTTCGAGTATTGTTGGGTTATCAAGTCTAGACAATTTAAAAGTACTGAAATTATCTGGTTCTCAATTCCCATGGGATCACGACACTGTGAAGGAGTTGGAAGCCTTGGAAGATTTAGAATTAGTAACCACAACCATCGATCGTACTCCAAGTAAAGAGAACATTTTGAGGTCTCATAGGTTGATGAGTTGTTCACAATCTTTAAAGATCATGAATAATAGCAATCTTAAATCATCTGAAATATTACTTCCAGCAGCTATGGACAAGCTTCGTGATTTTAGCATCAAGTGTTGCACTATCTCTGAGATAAAGATGGGAAGGATATGCAGCTTCTTGAGCCTCGTCAAAGTGCGTATAGAAGATTGTAAATGCCTGAGGGAATTGACGTTTCTGATGTTCGCTCCAAATCTTAGAATTCTTTTTGTTGAAAAGGCAAACCAACTCGAAGATATAATAAGCAAAGAGAAAGTTTATGAAGGGATTGTTCCTTTTGCAAAGCTGAATAATCTTCACTTAGCTGATCTACCACAGCTGAAGAATATCTATTGGAGTCCTTTACCTTTTCCATGTCTACAAAATTTGTACGTAAAAGCATGTCCAAATCTGAAAAAGCTTCCACTCGATTCCTTAAGTGGCAAGCATGGTGAAAATGGACTCATCATAGGATACAGAGATATGGAATGGTTTTGCAATGTGAAATGGGAGGATCATGCTACTAAAACCCGCTTTTCGAGTTCTTCACGCCGACAG GGTTATAATAGAATCTTCATAAGTTACGTTGAGAAGAAATGGATTGAGAGGACGAGAAGCTGA
- the LOC104752915 gene encoding putative disease resistance protein At1g63350 isoform X2 — MHKRWLRIFSRFAHIKNGGYTHNLEKNLVALKTTMEELTAKRDDLSRKVTREEDRGLQRLAKFQVWLNRFETIEKEVIDILGTGNVQLQRLCLCGFCSKSLLSSYRYGKTVFLKLREVEKLKSEVFDVIVDQVLIPEVEERPLQPTIVGQETMLDKAWKHLMEDGVGGVMGVYGMGGVGKTTLLTQLNNKFNAARCGFDFVIWTVVSKELQVEKILNDIAQKVDLGGEMWNQKSTSQKVVHLFNFLKKKKFVLFLDDIWEKVELAEIGIPVPTPQNRCKVVFSTRSQDVCAHMGVEKPMEVQCLADNDAFDLFQKKVGQTTLGSDSGIPDLARIVAKKCCGLPLALNVIGETMSCKRTIQEWHHAIHVLNSYAAEFSGMDDKILPLLKYSYDSLKGEQVKSCLLYCALFPEDARVAKEKLIEYWICEEIIDGSEGIDKAENHGYEIIGTLVRASLLMEAATDQDGVHIVHMHDVVREMALWIASEMGIQKEAFIVRAGVGLHEIPMIKNWRVVKRMSLMNNKISHLTSRPVCIELTTLLLQSTNLEDISSEFFKSMPKLVVLDLSDNYYLYELPVISKLVSLQYLNLSGTGIRDLPTGLQELKKLIHLDLEKTRHLSSIVGLSSLDNLKVLKLSGSQFPWDHDTVKELEALEDLELVTTTIDRTPSKENILRSHRLMSCSQSLKIMNNSNLKSSEILLPAAMDKLRDFSIKCCTISEIKMGRICSFLSLVKVRIEDCKCLRELTFLMFAPNLRILFVEKANQLEDIISKEKVYEGIVPFAKLNNLHLADLPQLKNIYWSPLPFPCLQNLYVKACPNLKKLPLDSLSGKHGENGLIIGYRDMEWFCNVKWEDHATKTRFSSSSRRQGYNRIFISYVEKKWIERTRS; from the exons ATGCATAAA CGATGGCTCCGCATCTTCTCTCGTTTTGCTCATATCA AGAACGGAGGTTATACTCATAATCTAGAGAAGAATCTTGTGGCTCTAAAAACAACCATGGAAGAGCTCACGGCTAAGCGGGATGATTTATCAAGAAAGGTCACAAGAGAGGAGGATAGAGGTCTACAAAGGCTTGCCAAATTCCAGGTATGGCTTAATAGATTTGAGACTATCGAAAAGGAAGTCATTGATATTCTTGGTACTGGAAATGTCCAACTTCAACGGTTGTGTCTTTGTGGGTTTTGCTCTAAGAGTTTACTGTCGAGCTACCGTTACGGTAAAACTGTTTTCTTGAAGTTGAGAGAGGTTGAGAAACTCAAAAGTGAAGTTTTCGATGTGATTGTTGATCAAGTTCTAATACCTGAGGTGGAGGAACGACCTCTTCAACCGACAATTGTTGGTCAAGAAACAATGCTCGATAAGGCGTGGAAACATCTCATGGAAGATGGAGTTGGTGGTGTTATGGGTGTATATGGAATGGGCGGAGTAGGGAAGACAACACTTCTCACACAGCTCAACAATAAGTTCAATGCCGCTAGGtgtggatttgattttgtgatttgGACTGTGGTATCTAAAGAGTTGCAAGTAGAGAAGATTCTTAATGATATCGCTCAGAAAGTGGATCTGGGTGGAGAGATGTGGAACCAAAAAAGTACAAGTCAAAAGGTGGTTCACTTATTCAATttcttaaagaagaagaaatttgtCTTGTTTTTAGATGACATATGGGAGAAGGTGGAATTAGCTGAGATTGGAATCCCAGTTCCAACACCACAGAACCGATGCAAAGTGGTGTTCTCCACTCGTTCACAGGATGTATGTGCACACATGGGAGTTGAAAAACCAATGGAAGTCCAATGCTTGGCAGACAATGACGCATTTGATTTGTTCCAGAAGAAGGTTGGACAAACAACACTTGGAAGCGATTCAGGAATCCCCGACCTTGCAAGAATAGTTGCTAAAAAATGTTGTGGCCTACCATTGGCGCTCAACGTTATAGGAGAGACCATGTCATGCAAGAGAACGATACAAGAATGGCATCATGCGATACATGTTTTGAATTCATACGCCGCAGAGTTTTCTGGCATGGACGATAAGATCCTTCCACTTTTGAAGTATAGCTACGATAGTCTTAAGGGGGAGCAGGTAAAATCGTGTTTGCTATATTGCGCTttatttccagaagatgctagAGTTGCAAAAGAAAAACTGATAGAGTATTGGATATGTGAGGAAATTATAGATGGAAGTGAAGGTATTGATAAGGCAGAGAACCATGGTTATGAGATAATTGGTACTCTTGTTCGTGCATCATTACTGATGGAGGCGGCTACTGATCAGGATGGAGTACATATTGTGCATATGCATGATGTTGTTCGTGAAATGGCTCTGTGGATTGCTTCTGAAATGGGAATACAAAAAGAGGCTTTCATAGTGCGTGCGGGTGTAGGGTTACATGAAATTCCAATGATTAAGAATTGGAGAGTTGTGAAAAGGATGTCACTGATGAATAACAAGATTTCTCATCTCACTAGCCGTCCTGTATGTATAGAACTCACAACTCTGCTCCTTCAAAGCACGAATTTGGAAGATATATCGAGTGAATTCTTCAAGTCCATGCCGAAGCTAGTTGTTTTGGATCTATCAGATAACTATTATCTCTATGAACTTCCCGTAATATCAAAACTAGTTTCCTTGCAATATCTCAACTTGTCAGGTACTGGTATACGTGATTTGCCAACGGGTTTACAAGAGTTGAAGAAACTAATTCACTTGGATTTGGAGAAAACACGTCATCTTTCGAGTATTGTTGGGTTATCAAGTCTAGACAATTTAAAAGTACTGAAATTATCTGGTTCTCAATTCCCATGGGATCACGACACTGTGAAGGAGTTGGAAGCCTTGGAAGATTTAGAATTAGTAACCACAACCATCGATCGTACTCCAAGTAAAGAGAACATTTTGAGGTCTCATAGGTTGATGAGTTGTTCACAATCTTTAAAGATCATGAATAATAGCAATCTTAAATCATCTGAAATATTACTTCCAGCAGCTATGGACAAGCTTCGTGATTTTAGCATCAAGTGTTGCACTATCTCTGAGATAAAGATGGGAAGGATATGCAGCTTCTTGAGCCTCGTCAAAGTGCGTATAGAAGATTGTAAATGCCTGAGGGAATTGACGTTTCTGATGTTCGCTCCAAATCTTAGAATTCTTTTTGTTGAAAAGGCAAACCAACTCGAAGATATAATAAGCAAAGAGAAAGTTTATGAAGGGATTGTTCCTTTTGCAAAGCTGAATAATCTTCACTTAGCTGATCTACCACAGCTGAAGAATATCTATTGGAGTCCTTTACCTTTTCCATGTCTACAAAATTTGTACGTAAAAGCATGTCCAAATCTGAAAAAGCTTCCACTCGATTCCTTAAGTGGCAAGCATGGTGAAAATGGACTCATCATAGGATACAGAGATATGGAATGGTTTTGCAATGTGAAATGGGAGGATCATGCTACTAAAACCCGCTTTTCGAGTTCTTCACGCCGACAG GGTTATAATAGAATCTTCATAAGTTACGTTGAGAAGAAATGGATTGAGAGGACGAGAAGCTGA
- the LOC104752917 gene encoding flavin-containing monooxygenase FMO GS-OX-like 4: MAPSLSPIRSHHVAVIGAGAAGLVAARELRREGHSVVVFERQKQVGGTWIYTDHTEPDPLSVDPTRSVVHSSVYGSLRTNLPRECMGYRDFPFVDRSGESVSRDPRRFPSHGEVLAYLQNFAKEFAIEEMVRFETSVLKVAPASEEGTGKWRIESTANEKRDRRDEIYDAVVVCNGHYIEPRLAKIPGISSWPGKEMHSHNYRVPEPFKDQVVVLIGNSASADDISRDIARVAKEVHVAGRSNAADTFIKRSGYSNLWMHPMIERVHENGSVLFQNGKTISVDVIMHCTGYKYHFPFLETSGSVTVDDNRVGPLYKDVFPPAFAPWLSFVGIPWKVVPFPMFELQSKWIAGVLSGRIPLPSKENMMKEIRTLYSTLEAEGIAKRYTHQMGITQFEYSNWLASQCGCPETEEWRKEMYLTTGMRKRAHPETYRDEWEDHHLVSQAYQDFSLYT; encoded by the exons ATGGCACCGTCCTTATCACCAATCAGATCACACCACGTGGCAGTTATCGGCGCCGGAGCAGCCGGACTAGTCGCGGCGCGTGAGCTCCGACGAGAAGGTCACTCGGTGGTCGTCTTCGAGAGGCAAAAACAAGTCGGCGGAACCTGGATCTACACCGATCACACCGAACCCGATCCGTTAAGCGTTGACCCGACCCGATCCGTCGTTCACTCGAGCGTCTATGGCTCTCTCCGAACTAATCTCCCCCGTGAGTGTATGGGATACAGAGACTTCCCGTTCGTCGATCGTTCCGGTGAATCGGTATCTAGAGATCCGAGGAGGTTTCCGAGTCATGGTGAAGTTTTGGCGTATTTGCAAAATTTCGCAAAGGAGTTCGCGATTGAGGAGATGGTTCGGTTTGAGACTTCGGTTCTGAAGGTTGCTCCGGCGAGTGAAGAAGGAACCGGGAAGTGGAGGATTGAATCAACGGCGAATGAGAAGAGAGATCGTCGTGATGAGATATACGATGCTGTTGTTGTTTGTAATGGACATTACATTGAACCTCGTCTCGCTAAGATTCCTG GGATAAGTTCTTGGCCAGGGAAGGAGATGCATAGCCATAATTATCGTGTTCCTGAACCGTTCAAAGATCAG GTTGTTGTGCTTATAGGGAACTCTGCTAGTGCTGATGATATAAGTAGGGATATTGCTAGAGTTGCCAAAGAGGTTCATGTGGCTGGTAGGTCAAATGCTGCTGATACGTTTATCAAGCGGTCTGGTTACAGTAATCTATGGATGCATCCAATG ATTGAGCGTGTCCATGAGAATGGTTCTGTGCTTTTTCAGAACGGGAAAACGATTTCAGTTGATGTTATTATGCATTGCACTGG GTATAAGTATCACTTTCCGTTTCTTGAAACCAGTGGAAGTGTTACTGTAGATGATAACCGTGTTGGCCCATTGTACAAAGACGTCTTCCCTCCAGCATTTGCACCGTGGCTCTCCTTCGTTGGGATACCATGGAAG GTTGTACCTTTTCCTATGTTTGAGCTGCAAAGCAAGTGGATTGCAGGTGTTTTGTCAGGTCGGATCCCGCTGCCTTCTAAGGAAAATATGATGAAAGAAATCAGAACCTTATACTCTACACTTGAAGCCGAAGGGATTGCAAAGCGATATACTCACCAAATGGGGATTACTCAA TTTGAATACAGTAATTGGTTGGCTTCACAATGTGGATGTccagaaacagaggaatggAGGAAAGAGATGTATTTAACGACTGGTATGAGGAAGAGAGCCCATCCAGAGACGTATAGAGACGAATGGGAAGATCATCACTTAGTTTCTCAAGCTTACCAAGATTTCTCTTTGTAcacataa